GCATAGATGTACACGGACTGGTTGGATTACTTTTTGTCAAAATTGATACTCAAAatcgaaatttttttattggatttaattaagttttCAACTACATCAGATCTAAACCCAACTTACTCGATTATGAATGGGTTGGATTGAGTTGAATTTATaggtcattaaaaaaatatttataaaaaaataaactagttaaatttaaatatatgaatatttccaaaatcataaaattttatcacaacgtatcatttaatatttaaaatacatccacaaacacaaaaaatacttaaattgattaataacaacaaatcttcaaataaaattcaacaactaaattataactatgcattaataataaataaaaattattaaataattttttagtccttataaatatacagttttttgtttttaatccctcttaaaattttcatcaaataatGGTCCctcaaatattttacatttagaATTTTGGTGTTTGCTTTTAAGTCAACTCATGCGTATCATTTGagtttttgaatgattttttacaattatattCAGGACATTTTAAGAATCTTCCCTataaaaatttggaaatttttaaTAAgggattaattaaatatgaagtttttaacttttggtgcttaaaaattcatatttaattcatcttttgttaaaaatttcaaaaaaactgTGGGAGAGATTCTTTTGATGTTATAAAAATACTTGCacaaaatcaaaattgtaaaaGTAAAACATTTGAGAGACCAttgtttgatgaaaatttttagaggaattaaaaacaaaatatggtATATTTATAGAGATCAAAAACTTATATAACccaaatcaaaatatatatgctACATCAATGGTTGGGTTCGTATGTctacatatttaatatattaaattctcAACTTTAACAATCATTAAGTTTAAATTAGTTGGTTCAACTTAGAcccaaatttaaatgaattggATAAAAATCCACGTTAAATCAATTTAGATGATGGAATTCATTGATTTATCCTCCCCATAAGAGTGATCAGTTAATTGAGTGTCGCAATTAATTACTAGTAGTATGCTATTGTTGCCTATTGTACTTGTCAAAACCTTCTCgctattttaatttcatattcaATATAACTACTTTCGTGGACAACTAATTAGTGAGACCATGAAAGTACTTAGAAAGTAGGTGATATTTCTATAAGGTTCAAGTAAAGGGCCTAATTAGAGGAAACTTTTAACTAGTGGAACTCATTCAATGATCTATGAAAAAAAATGGGATCTAGTCTAAAGGGAGAACTCATCAAAcaattaaagaaattaatatgATTTGGTGGTTCAAAGGAACCACTTAGGATGTTTGGTTGAATACGGTTGAAGTTATTGTTGTATCATTcaaataattaacaaatcaaatCTATGACTGAAAAAAGGTCTATGGTAATTTGGTAACTaataattaatgtaaataaacaagtttctttaattttctaccTTTTTAAAGGaaatttttacttaaaatagtcacttttgttaatttgaataataatatgtaaaatTCACACAACGGAGCGAGTCGAGAATAAATTTTGTCTCCCTCACCACCGACTCATCGAGAGAGAAAAAAACTCGCACATTCCTCTTTTCCTTGTCATGGTTGAATTTGGTGGTCCCCGATTCTGATTGGGGTCGGGTTTTTCCGCTCTAATTTTACCCcgttcaaatataaaataataaatttaaaaggtatatttaataatactagtataataaaataataacaattagacaattaaaatcacattttctataaatatgagattaaaaatttataatatacaaatattaaataaaatgaagaggtacataaatataaaaattttaaaaaaaaattaatttcctATAGGATTGGATTTGGAGGTAAGTGTGAGACAAATATCAACACCTACAATCCCATCTGATTTCCTTTCATAGTTCGAATTTTAGACAAAATCTACGCATGTACTCAGTCAAAATAGTTTTctccatcaaaataaaaacgaATTCGGTTGATATCTAGATATGTAGATTGTATTGCTATCCCTATACCACAACATATACATATCTATTGAGAGATAGCAAAGCATTAGCCATTATGAATGGTGGACATACACTATGTTGGGTTGCAACAAGAGTCTAAAACATTGAAAAATCATGTCATGGAATTAAGGAGTATCTTTCATCTTATACACTTGCATCATAAGCTCACATACATTAATGAAACACACCATTTGATCGTCACATTGTTAACAAGATTTTTGATACACACAGTCTATTATTTAATCAAACCAAGCTCTCTAACACCTATGTTAGGTAACGAGAGGAGCATAAACATGCAAGATCACCATATGATCTTAGAACaactatataaaataattttgacactACCATCTTCAACTAAATCTTAAAAGTATTTATTATACAGATCATCTTAATtatataacatttatattttcatctatATTATGTCTTCCTCGTAGTTGACATAGTAtccaaaaagaaatacaaaacaATAATCATCCCATGCTcttaattatgatttattaataaTCAATAAAACCGGCCAAAAACACCTTGTTAGGGAATTGATCTTCTTCATGGtgatatgaaaattttatttctacCACTCTTTCTATACAACTATACAACAATGTATGAAATTTTCTTCTCTGAGAGGATCAACtccaagtcccacattgttatTGTATCATATGTAATATGTAATGCTACTAGTTATTTTGTGACAATTGTTTGAAGCCAAGAAAATGTTTGAAGTAAGATGCAGAGTAATGGCAACAAAAATAATCACATCTATGACCAAAAAAGTTATTACATCAAAGCTTAGGGTCAGTAAAATAAAAAGCAACAGAGCCTAAGCtaattagaaaattaaaataacccCAACTCAAACACAGTATTTGTTACTACAATGTATTTTTCAGTATGTAATTTGTTACTATATAGTCTCAAAAAGACTAGTTCTTTACAACTTCAAATTATTTAGTAGTAATAACAATTACAACCATATTCTATACACAACTATATATAATGAGTATGCAAGTTTGAGTCTTGAGACCTATCCTGATTCGACTCTAAGGAGCTGTAGAAACCAAttcatctaaactttttttatatataaaaaaaaaaagtaaaaaagttgcaacaaaatgaagaaaaataattgattttttgtaTTAATCAAGGCCTGGAAAAAGAAGCATCATTTGGAAAATCAAAAGGGCACCAGTTACCAATATTCAACAAGTCAGCATCATGATCAATTTCAGGTCCAAGAAGTGGTGTTGGTTGTTGAGTGACTTGAAATGGAAGGTTCATCATTATTTCATCAGAATTGGACCACAAAACATCATCATGTGCTGATGATTCCTCTTCACCTGGCAAAGGTGGCAGCTCAAAATTCACACCACCATCATCATCATGAATATTACTACATTGTTGTTGATGATCAATTCTATCATCTTTCTGAAAGCTCTGCATAGAATTGAACTCACTACAATACATTTCATGattattattactttcactAAAATGTGTCACAATTTTGGATGGTGATAGCATTGAATTTTCTAGAGAAGGACTATCAAAAGATGTTGtttgaatttgatttgaattttCACAATTAGGCTTTTGATTAAGAAAATTTGCATAAACTAATGCAAGATCAATATTGGGTGAGGAGCTAGAAGATGAAACATTAGTAATATTTCTCATCATAGGATCATAACAATGACCAATTGagatattgttgttgttatctGAAGAAGTGTCACAATTTGGTGAATTTTTGAAAGTGAGAGAATCAAAGGATTGTCTTaagattttgttgttgttgttaccTCTTCTGTTTTTTCTACAGCCACCACCAACAGGGACATTTCTGAGGGACCCACCTTTTGTCCAATACCTTCTACATCCTTTGCAAAAGTATCTTGGTTGTGTTAAGCTGTAGTTGTTGTAGTAGCAGAATTTTGTGTTGGATGAACCACATCTTGGACAATTTGGTGATATCTCATTAGATTTCCAACTAGTACTCTCCATTACCAAATTGTGtgtcataaaaaaaatggtttaaCCCTTTATCCCTCTCTATAAATTTACTTTTGTGGGGGTGTGGATGGGAGAGAGAGGGAGAGGGGAGGGGAGGGGTAGAAAGAAAGCAAATGTAAAGAGAAAGTAGCAATGCTACATAGTTGAGTTATATGTGGAAAGAGTAGCAACGTCTAACACTCGTGCCGATttgaattgacttatttgaatttattttaaaaatataaatatttatgagatttagaaaatacataatttaagacatatttataaattatttttaatttattaaactagtttataatttatatgataaacACTTAATTGATTATCTATCAAAACAACCTATCAGTCTCtttttaatactttttctaCTATCGattgaaatttatattcatataaattatatatataaatttatatataagattCAAGTGAGTTTCAACTACAGATAATGTtagaaaaaatagaatttttaaaataattgttacaACGTAAACtctaattttataagatataTCTTATCACTGAATTGACACATAATAAATCAGAAAGATAATGTTAAAAATATACTctctacaataaaatatataaaaaattaaataaataaatattgatatatttaatttaaaatttaaattaaataaatcaatattttatatatatatatatatatatatatatatattgttattgaAGAGTAGAGTGTTAGTAGCGTTATTTATGTGGTATTGGTGAAGTTTGAGTTCCCAAAGCACATTGAGTATTGGTGTTGTGATGGTGCACATGAGATGAGATCATGGATTATATG
The genomic region above belongs to Cicer arietinum cultivar CDC Frontier isolate Library 1 chromosome 4, Cicar.CDCFrontier_v2.0, whole genome shotgun sequence and contains:
- the LOC101491979 gene encoding dof zinc finger protein DOF3.5, which produces MTHNLVMESTSWKSNEISPNCPRCGSSNTKFCYYNNYSLTQPRYFCKGCRRYWTKGGSLRNVPVGGGCRKNRRGNNNNKILRQSFDSLTFKNSPNCDTSSDNNNNISIGHCYDPMMRNITNVSSSSSSPNIDLALVYANFLNQKPNCENSNQIQTTSFDSPSLENSMLSPSKIVTHFSESNNNHEMYCSEFNSMQSFQKDDRIDHQQQCSNIHDDDGGVNFELPPLPGEEESSAHDDVLWSNSDEIMMNLPFQVTQQPTPLLGPEIDHDADLLNIGNWCPFDFPNDASFSRP